GTGGACTAGTCCTACCTTTAGCTGCCCGCTACAAACAACAAGCCCAGCCAGATAATTTACAAAAATTGTTCAGCGGCACTTTTGACAGTTTATTGGCCGGCGGACTGGCTGTAATAATCGGCAGTTTAATATTAGGAGAAAAAATTATGGTCGCTTTAGCTGGTCCTAATTTTGCTGTGGCCGGACAAATTTTAGTTATTTTAAGCTTGGCTACAGCTTTAATATTTTTGGGCAATGCTCTTGGTTACTTTATTTTTGCTTTAGACAAACAGAAAAAAATGTTCTTACTTTACGGATTAGCGGCCCTTGGCGCCCTAACAAGTTACTTAATATTTATTCCCCAAAACGGTATTTGGGCAGCAGCTTGGATTACCGTAGCTGTGGAAGCGATAATGACTTTGGGTAGTTTAATAATGCTTTATCGTTGGGGTTTAAAACCAACACTGTACCGTTGGCCCAAAATAATTCTAGCCAGCCTTCTTTTGGCTGTTGGTCTTAGCCTACCCTTGGTTTGGTGGCTAAATATTTTAATCGGCGGCTTAATTTATTTAGTGGCCTTGTGGAAATTAAAACTTATACCCAAAGAAGAGTTGTTCTCAAATAACTAATCAAACTTAACAGCAAAACTATACATGCCCATAGAACAAACACCGCGCAAGGTGCCTTGGGCTTGAGTAGCTGTTAAATTAATTTCCTCCACCGCACTAGGTGACAAAAATTTCTGATAATTAAGTTTGGGAATAGTTAAAGCAGTAGAACAATCAAAAGTATTATTGGTTTTTATTCTAAGTACTGTCGGCTGATTAGCTGTGGCTAGCAAACTCCTAGGATAATAACCGCCCTTGGCGGTTATATTTATATATTGGACACCATCTTCCATATAAACCAAAGAGGAGTCGCCACTAACAGGTTCTCCCGCTGGCGGACCGACAAAAATTAAATAACCAGTTAAAACCAAAGAAATAACAGCCAACAAAGAACCTAAAACTATAATTAACTTCATAAATTATAAATTAAATAAAGGCGCTATTAAACCAGCCCCGGCTAAAGCATTTAATAAATTAAAAACCGCTAAAACTATTATTACCAAACCAGCGGTTTTAAAAAAGTAGCCGCGCCAAGATTTAGCTTGCAAATTAAAAGAACTAAAAGACAAAAGCCACAAAACCGGCAGGGTGCCTAAGGCAAAAAACAACATAGTCAAACCGCCTTGCCAAAAATCTTTAACTGACAAAGTGTAAAACTGCATAGCTTGAGTAAAACCGCAAGGCAAAAAGAAAGTTAAAGCTCCCAATAAAGCCGCTAAAGTCCAGCGCTCGGCTTTAATTTTATTCAAATGACCACCCAAACTAACCGGCAATCTTAATTGCCACTGGCGGGTAAAAGTAAAAACATTAAGTAAATTAAAACCCAACAACAACATGACTATATTAATTACCAAGGCCAAAATTAAATTTCCTTTAATTCCCAAATTAAAAGACTGTCCCAACCAACCAATTAAACCGCCCAAAATAAAAAAACCTACCAGCCGCCCAACATGAAACCAATAATGAACAGCCCGGCCGCCGCCTTGTTTGGCGTAATTAGCCGATAAGGATAAAACCAACCCGCCAACTACGGCCAAACAAGTGGACAAAGAAGCTACTAAACCAATTGTTAAGGCTGTGCCATAAGTAACTTTAGAAGAATTTATTAAATTAACTATGCCCAATTTTTGTAAAACAATAAATAAAATAATAACTAATAAAGACAAGGGTATAGCCCATTTAAATTCACTGTAGTCCGCCATGGGTTTAACCGGCTTGTCTGACAGGCTATAGCCATGCTGTCTGATGACTTGATTTATTTTTTCCTGTATAACAGCTTCGTCTATAGAAACATCTGTCCTTAACTTTAAAACCTGTCGGCTTAAGCTAACCTCGGCCTGGCCTTGACCCGATAAAACTTCCTCGGCTGCCTGCTTAACCAGCAAAGTGCAAGCTGCGCAATGCATACCACTGATATGAAAAGTATAATCTGTAGGCATATTTTAAAGTTTATAATTTTTTAGTTTTTATTCTTAAAGAATTAGCTACAACCGATACTGAAGACATAGCCATAGCAAAACCAGCAAAAACCGGGCTTAATAACCAACCAAATAACGGATAAAATAAACCAGCCGCCAAAGGAATACCCACAATATTATAAATAAAAGCCCAAAAAAGATTTTGCTTAATACCCGTCATGGTTATTTTAGAAAGCTTTATGGCTTTAACTAATTTAGAAATATCCCCCCGCAAAAGAGTAATACCGGCCGACTCAATAGCTACGTCTGTACCAGTGGCCATAGCAATACCCACATCAGCTTGAGCCAAGGCTGGAGCGTCGTTTACTCCATCGCCGGCCATGGCCACCATTAATCCTTGGGCTTGTAAATCTTTTATCTTAATAAGTTTATCCTGTGGTAAAACCTCTGCCTTAACCTCGTTAACCCCCACCAGCGACCCTATATATTGAGCCGTTTCCATATTATCTCCGGTTAACATAACCACTTTAATACCCAAAGCTTGTAAATCTTTTACTGCTTGAGTTGAAGCTTTTTTTATAGTATCAGCCACCATAATAAAACCCAAAACTTTATCCTTAGTAGCTAAGATTACCGGGGTTTTACCTTGAATTGTAAATTTCTTAAGTTCCTCTAAATCCAAAACCAAATTAAGATCACTCACTAATTTGATATTACCAATAAAATATTCCTGGCCACTAATTAATCCGCGAACTCCCCTGCCTGGTAAATTTTCAAAATCTATAACCTCCACTAAGTCAATATTTTTTTCTTGCGCGTAATTAACTATTGATTGAGCAATAGGATGCTCTGATTTATTTTCCAACGAAGCAATCAGGGAAATAAATTCTGTCTCCTGGTGATTGGATAAATTTTTTATATCTACCAAAGTCGGTTTACCTTCTGTAAGAGTGCCGGTTTTATCAACCACGACAACTTTTACTTTATGAAGCTTTTCTAAAGTAGCGGCATCTTTTATTAAAATACCTTCTTTGGCCCCTTTCCCCACACCAACAATTATAGCTGTCGGTGTAGCCAAACCTAAGGCACAAGGACAAGCAATAACTAAAATACCGACAAAAGAACTAAGACCAAAGGACAAAGCCTGCGGCAAACCTAAAGATTGGTAACCAATAACCAGCCAAGCGCCAAGTGTTATTAGGGCGCCAACCAAAACAATAGGCACAAAAACGCTAGAAATTTTATCTGCCAAGGCTTGAATTGGGGCTTTGCTACCTTGGGCCTCTTGCACCATTTTTATAATTTGAGCCAATAAAGTTTGACCACCGACTTTAGTGGCCTTAAATATAAAAGAACCGCTGGCGTTTATTGTTCCAGCCACAACAGTATCCCCGACTTTTTTTTGTATGGGCATGGATTCGCCTGTAACCAAAGATTCATCTACAAAAGAAGTTCCTTGAGTTACTAACCCATCCACCGGAATTTTAGCGCCCGGTTTAACAATAATTAAATCATTTAATTGAACTTCCTTTATGGAAATTTCTACTTCTTGACTACCCCGAACCACCAAAGCGGTTTTAGCTTGTAGGTCTAATAACTTAGTAATAGCGTCACCAGTTTTTATTTTGGATTTAGTTTCTAAATATTTACCTAAAGCAATAAAAGTAATAACTACAATTGTTACATCATAATATTGATAATCCACATTTATAAAAGGCCGAAGGATTTCTTCAAAAACTTTAAGAGCAAAACTATATAAATAAGCAGCCAGAGTACCCAAACCAATTAAGGTGTCCATATTAGCTTTGCCGTATCGAATAAATCTATAAAAACCTAACAAATAAGGCTTGCCCACCACAAACAAAATATAAGTCGCCAGTAAAGGCAATAAATAATGAAAGAAATTACTTATAACCGGATTCATGGCACTCACAATTTTATACTGAGCCAAAATATCCCAAAGCATAGCCAAAATAGCCAATCCGGCCATAGGCAAAGCTGATAATATTTTTACTTTCATGTCGGCTAATTCGGATAACTTTTCCTGTTTTGCCTGATCGTTAAAAGATTCATTAAAATCCCCAGACTTGGCTTGCTTATTAACTAAGGCGATCTCTTGGTTGGCTTTTGGAAAAACCAAAGAATAACCCAAGGGAACAATCTTTTCAGAAAGATTTTGAGGATTAGTTTTTAATTCATCAAAAGACAACTTGACTGATTCTGTAGCGTAATTAACCTCTACCAATTTAACACCGGGGGTTTTTTTAAGGGTACTTTCTATAATATTAGCGCAAGAAGCGCAATGCATACCCTTAATTTTAAAGGTCTGTTCCATAAATTACTTGCGCTTTAAACGATAAACTTTCAAAATTTCTTTTTGGGCCTTAGCCTGCTGACCCGACATCATTTGGTCTAAAGTGCAGGTGGCCAAATGATTTTCCAATAAAATATCTTCGATATTAGATAAAGCCTGCTTAACCGCCGAGGTCTGGGTGATAATATCTATACAGTATTTTTTCTGCTCCACCATATTTTGCAAACCCCTAACCTGACCCTCCACTATTTTTAAACGGCGGATTAACCGAGTTTGATGAGAAGAAGAATGATGATGTTTCATAATGTTTTAATTATATACCCCCCTGGGGGTATTGTCAATTAATTAATCAAATCTGCCCCAAACTTTGGTCTAGATATAAAAAGACAAGACAAATAATAACAGTTATAATTGACTAGCTGGCCTAACAATCATATACTTAGGTACGCTAAAATAGAGACAACTAAAACCTTTGGAGAGGTCGCATAGTGGTCTAGTGCGCTGGTCTCGAAAACCGGTATCCCCAAAAGGGATCGAGGGTTCGAATCCCTCCCTCTCCGCCATCCTTCGCTAAAGCTACGGATTGGCAGGCCATGTCTATGTACTATACTTATATATTATTAAGTTCAAAATCGCATATTTTTTATTTTGGTTCAACCAAAAATATTAAAGAACGATTAAAACTACATAATACTGGACAAGTTTTATCAACTAAACCACATCTACCATGGAAGCTTGTATGGTACTGTGCTTTTGAAACAGAAAAACAAGCTAGAGATTTTGAACTTTACTTAAAATCGGGATCTGGTAAATCATTTGCTTATAAAAGGTTTGTTTCGGTAGCTTTAGCAAAGGATTTTAAGGAAGGGAGAAAAAGTAGTCCGAAGTCAACCCGAAGCAAAAGCGAAGGGTGACGCAGGATACCTCCCGCCTCCGCCAGGAGAAGGCCGTTCATCCTTTATGGGTGGACGGCGTTCTTCTTGTTGAAGAAAGGAGGATTCGAAGGGTATAATAAGGGTTTTTGAAAAATAAAAAGCCGATTTCGTCAGGAAGTCGGTTTTTATTCTAATATAGAATATGGCAATTTGGAATAATACACAATGGAATATTATCATATACATATATGCCAAGAGCAATTTATCAAGATGACCACAAGAAAATCGTTGAACGCTTGAAACAAGCGCGTCTTGAGATTGGTCTTGGACAGGTTGAAGTTGCAGAAAAGCTCGGCAGAACTCAGTCGTATGTATCAAAGATTGAATCAGGGCAGAGGCGATTTGATGTACTACAACTCAAAGAGTTTGCGAAACTTTATAAAAAATCCTTGGATTTTTTCGTGAAGTAACATGAACCATAACCATAAAATTATAATTACCAAACAAGATGTTATTCCGTACATCTATTTTGTGTGCTCAATGGCTCAGCGAGGCAGGATGTATGGAGGTCTTAGTGGTAAAAGTGATTATATTGGAGGAGTTTTTGATCGTTGGATTAACATAATTCCCGAAAGTGTAATTTTCAACAAATATTTTTTGCCCAAAATAGCAAATAATCTATCAGTCATTTCTGACTATTATGAATATGACCCAAAGAAATCAGGTATAGCTCCTGATGTACTTGGCATAAGAGTTGGTGAAGATTCTAAGCCTTTTGTTGAATATGTAAATAAATGGAAAGCATTGAATGGTACTCCACAGATTGAGGTAAAATCCTTCAAAAAAGCACAGTATATGGTTAGTTTGAGAAACCAAGGGTATGACAATAAATACCTTGTCATGGTTGAAACAAATCTAGACAGTGATTACTTATTGCCATTTTTTGAACAAACAGTCTTCAGTGAAGATGTCTATAACAAACTTAAAATGGACGATAGTATTTTTATTAAATCTAATGCTAACAATGACTTATCTTCTGTTACAAAAATCAACCGAAAGAATACAGATTTAGGTTCACTAAAACTTATAACTGTTTGCTCAGCAAAAGATTTTATGTCTTTTTCAACTCTTTGCTCCTCAAACGAGAGTCCAATTTATGTAAAAGAAGTAAATGAAACTAGAACTGCAAAAACGACTACAATTATAACGCCTTTATCTAACTATCTAACAAAAAATAATAACAATTTATATAGTTGGAATAATAATTTTTTAGACAAAAATAACAAACACAAAATACTAGATGTTCATATTGACGACATTCAAAATATTGATTTTGTAAAAAATAGCAAAAGCTCTATTACTATAACAACAAAAGGTAAAGCGACTATGAATAATGTGGTTTTGGAAGCAAATAAAACCTATATTATTAAGTTCCAACTATTAGATCGTTCTTCAAACAATGGTGAGGAGTATTTTATGCATAAATCCGTTATTGATAGAATACCTAGTAAAGAGGCCGTTATGTTAGACTCTATAAAGCAATATATAAAATAATTATTGCATTGCTCTCATCATCTCTTTTGCCACAGCTTCAATAACAGGCACACTTACCGAATTTCCAGCTTGCTTGTATAGTGCCGAATCAGAAATTTTTGGAAGTTTGTAATTTTTTGAAAAACCTTGAATTCTAAAACACTCTAAAGGGGTTAATTTCCTTATACCTTTTTTATCTTTTATAATTGGCACATTATGTCCACCCATCCCCATATTGGCAGTTAATGTCGGACAAACACCACTCTTATTTTCTCTTACATACTGTCTACGCCATTGATAAACTTTGCCAGATTCTTTTACTGATCCTTTTAATTTTTCAAATAAAGGTTTTCCATTGTAATAGTATTTTTCTGGCACATTATCTTCGAGCAAATCAGTTATTCCTACACTTAATTTTACTGGGTTAGGAAACTCAAATCTGTCGTGATAAAGCTTGTTTTTAAATCCAACAATATAAATACGCTCACGGTTTTGCGGAACATTACCATATTCCATTGTGTTTAAAACTTTTGTCTTTACATAGTATCCAAGATCTCTCAATGTTTCTTCAATAATTCTAAATGTTTTTCCACCATCATGACTTTTTAAATTTTTTACATTTTCTAGCAAGAAACCCTCTGGTTTTCGTTCGTCAATAATTCGCGCAACATCAAAAAACAGGTTTCCTCTTCCTTTTTCATCATTAAATCCTTGCCTATAGCCAGCAATTGAAAAAGCTTGGCAAGGAAAACCGCCTAAGAGAAAATCAAATTCAGGAAGATCATCAATTCCTATTTTTCTGATATCTTCAACGACTAACTTTGAATCACGAAAATTCAAATCATAAGTATCACGGCACGAAGCCTCAAAGTCATTAGCAAAAACAGTCTTAAAACCTGCATTCTCAAAACCTATACGAATACCACCAACACCAGCAAAAAGATCTATCGTCCTAAACCCGTGTTTTGTCTTGTTCTTTTTAATTTCGTGTATTGGTTCATTTGTAGGATTGCTTATTACTTGGACAACAACACCTCTAACTTCAACATCAGTCCTGAATAAGGTTGGAATACTGGGATTTCTTGGAACAAGCTCAAAACCCTTTCCTTTCCTGTATAATCTTTTTAAAGTTGCCTCGTTGTCATCAATAATTGCGACAACAGTCTGTCCATTTTCCGCAACTGATTGATGTTTGATAACGACAATATCTCCATCAAATATTCCATCATCAATCATCGAATCCCCAACAACACAGAGAGCATAATATCCTTTTGCAGTTTTGATTTGTGGATTTATAACAGAAACGAAACCGTCTCTCTCTTCTATTGCAGGCAATGGATATCCAGCTTTAATACTTCCGAGTATCGGAATCTCAATAACGGATTTAATTTCTTTTTTAGGAGTCAGGTTTCTTGCTGAATTATCTGATTTTGAAAGATACCCCTTTTCTCTTAGGGATTTGATATGCTCATGAATAGTAGAAACCGCTTTTAATTTCAGTTTTTTTCGTATTTCCTCAATGGTTGGAGCGATACCATTCTCTGATAGGTATGAGTTTATAAAATCAAAGACTTCTTTTTGCTTTTTCGTAAGATTCGACATATTGTTTTAAAAATCCATTTACGCTACAATTTTAGTATAACCGAATAAAAACCGAAAAGTAAAGCATAGGTTATCCACAATCGTATGGAAAATTTAAATACAAAATTTGAGATAAGTAAAAAACTTTCTGAAAAGATTAGTGAGTCACTTCCCTTTGTTATTAGTTCTCTTCAAAAAACTAAATTTCAATATGCTGGAAAAGCTCTAGTCTCTTTTATTTCTAAGAGTGGTTATTTACTAAATTCAATATTACTCTCTTGCAATAATTCTGACATATATTCATCCTCAATCTTATTTCGGTCTCTTATTGAACATAATTTCAAATACTTATACATTTTTGTTAGGACTCTCAATGAAAATTCTGACGATGTTGGTAAGGAGTATTACTGCTCGCTTAAAGGTTTTGAGGATCTAAAGTCTGTTCAAAAAATTCTTAATTACAATAAATTAACATTTCCAGAAAAGACCCAGTGGAATACCAAAAGTAAAAATAATAAAAATTTGAGTGAAATTGGTAAAAAATTTGATATAGATAAGATATTTCAGTATCTAATCAATAACAATAATCACGATAATAAAATTCTTGAAAAGTATAAAAAAGAGTATCTTTTAGAAAGATTAACTGAATATACAAACATGTCATCTAGTGTCCACGGAGGGCCTTTTGGAGAATTTGCGTTATTAGAAATCAAGAAAGATAAAAATAAATTTAGTAAAACTTTAAACAAGTTTATAGACGATTCATTAATGCTACATAAGAGTATGGTTGAAACAACATATTTATTTTCTTCTTTAATGGATTATGAAACTGATAAATTTTATCAAGAAATTCGTAATCTTAAATAATAATCTGGGAGTCCACTTTGTGCGTGCACTGGGCGGGTGGGGGCAAGCACATATAAACTTGTTGTGCCTAGCACAATCCGCTTTTTAGAGTTACCACAGGCTCAATCGAATCCATAGAGCGAATGCGAACGGCCTATGCGAGGCGCGAGTGTCATTCGTCAAAATCCTGCGGATTTTGCCCGAAATACATTCAAACTTCGCCAAAAAACACCTACCTTTTACGGGTGTTTTTATTTTAATTGAATAAGGGTATCCCAAAAGGTATAATAAAAACTAATTATGCTCATCAAACCCATCAAAACTCGTGTCTTTAAACCCAAAAACAACCTGCTTAAATTTATTAACCAACACGTCAAAAAACTAAAAAATGGCGACGTGCTAGTGATAACTTCCAAAATCGTAAGCCTGGCGCAAGGACGCGTTAAAAAAACAATCAATAATAAAACTCGGGAAAGGCTGATAAAACAAGAAAGCCAGTTTATAATGCGTGGGGTAAGAACCTGGTTAACTGTAAAAGACGGCGTGGTAATGACTTCGGCTGGGGTAGATAGGTCTAATGGCAATGGCCAAATAATTCTGCTACCAAAAAATAGTTTTGCAGTGGCGCAAAAAATAAGACTGGCTTTGTTAAAAAAATTCAAATTAAAAAATTTAGGCGTCTTAATTACCGACAGCCGGTCTTTACCGCTTCGGGCTGGTAGTTTGGCTGTGGCTATGGGCTATGCTGGTTTTAAAGGACTAGTGCCTAAAAAAGGCAGTTACGATATGTTTAAGCAGCCGCTTAAAACCACGCGCATTAATATTGGCGATAGCTTGGCCACAGCGGCGGTTTTAGCTATGGGCGAAACCAATGAACAAACACCCTTAGCTATTGTAAACGGGGCGCCAATAATTTTTACTGACAAAAAAATAAACCGCCGTGAATTAATTATTAATCCCTTACACGACAACTTTAAACCGTTTTTTGATAAACTGTCCACCAGCCGGAAATTAAAAAAATTATTAAACTAATTTATGTTTAAAAAAATTTATTGCCCAATACTTTTACTTATTTTAGCTGGCCTGGCTTGGTTAATTTTTTATAAAACAACCAACAACAATCCTCCGCAACTAGCTGCCAATCTTAGCCAATATATAAATTCATCGGCCCAGGATATAGAAATATTTACACCTCCCATCAACTCGCCTATAACTAGCCCCTTAGTTATTACCGGCCAAGCTCGCGGCTACTGGTTTTTTGAAGCTTCTTTTCCCATAAAAATTACTGACGAGCAAGGTAACTTATTAGGCCAAACCATTGCCCAAGCGCAAAGCGATTGGATGACAAAAAACTGGGTACCTTTTACAGCTGAACTTAAATTTAAGACTGAACCTACAACTAGCTCTAATCTGTGGTTAATTTTTGATAAAGATAATCCATCGGGCGAACCACAATTTAATGCCAGTCTGCACTACCCTATTTTAAAAAGTAATTAGCCTTTACAAAAGGCTTTTATTTTAGTCTAGTTTATGCTAGGGTAACAGTGTTAAAAGTCTTTAAATCAGCTAAATACTCTATGTCTTCACCTATTAAAAAAGTTATTATACCAGTAGCTGGTTTTGGAACCAGATTTTTACCCGCCACCAAAGCCCAACCCAAAGAAATGCTACCAGTAGTGGATAAACCTATACTGCAATACATAGTAGAAGAAGCTGTAGCCTCGGGTATTGAAGACGTTATTATTGTTACTAATTTTAATAAACGAGCAGCCGAAGATCATTTTGATCATTTGCCAGAACTAGAAAACTGGTTACTTAAACAAGGTAAACAAAAGGCTTTTGCCGAAATTAGCCACATTGCCGACTTGGCTAATTTTATTTATATCAGACAAAAAGGACCTTATGGCAACGGCACGCCGGTTTTATGCGCCAAGCATATTATTGGCCAAGAACCTTTTGCGGTTATTTGGGGTGATGACTTGTTAATTAATCAACCACCCAGACTAAAACAACTTATT
This is a stretch of genomic DNA from Patescibacteria group bacterium. It encodes these proteins:
- a CDS encoding sulfite exporter TauE/SafE family protein; the encoded protein is MPTDYTFHISGMHCAACTLLVKQAAEEVLSGQGQAEVSLSRQVLKLRTDVSIDEAVIQEKINQVIRQHGYSLSDKPVKPMADYSEFKWAIPLSLLVIILFIVLQKLGIVNLINSSKVTYGTALTIGLVASLSTCLAVVGGLVLSLSANYAKQGGGRAVHYWFHVGRLVGFFILGGLIGWLGQSFNLGIKGNLILALVINIVMLLLGFNLLNVFTFTRQWQLRLPVSLGGHLNKIKAERWTLAALLGALTFFLPCGFTQAMQFYTLSVKDFWQGGLTMLFFALGTLPVLWLLSFSSFNLQAKSWRGYFFKTAGLVIIVLAVFNLLNALAGAGLIAPLFNL
- the cadA gene encoding cadmium-translocating P-type ATPase codes for the protein MEQTFKIKGMHCASCANIIESTLKKTPGVKLVEVNYATESVKLSFDELKTNPQNLSEKIVPLGYSLVFPKANQEIALVNKQAKSGDFNESFNDQAKQEKLSELADMKVKILSALPMAGLAILAMLWDILAQYKIVSAMNPVISNFFHYLLPLLATYILFVVGKPYLLGFYRFIRYGKANMDTLIGLGTLAAYLYSFALKVFEEILRPFINVDYQYYDVTIVVITFIALGKYLETKSKIKTGDAITKLLDLQAKTALVVRGSQEVEISIKEVQLNDLIIVKPGAKIPVDGLVTQGTSFVDESLVTGESMPIQKKVGDTVVAGTINASGSFIFKATKVGGQTLLAQIIKMVQEAQGSKAPIQALADKISSVFVPIVLVGALITLGAWLVIGYQSLGLPQALSFGLSSFVGILVIACPCALGLATPTAIIVGVGKGAKEGILIKDAATLEKLHKVKVVVVDKTGTLTEGKPTLVDIKNLSNHQETEFISLIASLENKSEHPIAQSIVNYAQEKNIDLVEVIDFENLPGRGVRGLISGQEYFIGNIKLVSDLNLVLDLEELKKFTIQGKTPVILATKDKVLGFIMVADTIKKASTQAVKDLQALGIKVVMLTGDNMETAQYIGSLVGVNEVKAEVLPQDKLIKIKDLQAQGLMVAMAGDGVNDAPALAQADVGIAMATGTDVAIESAGITLLRGDISKLVKAIKLSKITMTGIKQNLFWAFIYNIVGIPLAAGLFYPLFGWLLSPVFAGFAMAMSSVSVVANSLRIKTKKL
- a CDS encoding metal-sensitive transcriptional regulator, with amino-acid sequence MKHHHSSSHQTRLIRRLKIVEGQVRGLQNMVEQKKYCIDIITQTSAVKQALSNIEDILLENHLATCTLDQMMSGQQAKAQKEILKVYRLKRK
- a CDS encoding GIY-YIG nuclease family protein gives rise to the protein MYYTYILLSSKSHIFYFGSTKNIKERLKLHNTGQVLSTKPHLPWKLVWYCAFETEKQARDFELYLKSGSGKSFAYKRFVSVALAKDFKEGRKSSPKSTRSKSEG
- a CDS encoding helix-turn-helix domain-containing protein yields the protein MPRAIYQDDHKKIVERLKQARLEIGLGQVEVAEKLGRTQSYVSKIESGQRRFDVLQLKEFAKLYKKSLDFFVK
- the lexA gene encoding transcriptional repressor LexA, giving the protein MSNLTKKQKEVFDFINSYLSENGIAPTIEEIRKKLKLKAVSTIHEHIKSLREKGYLSKSDNSARNLTPKKEIKSVIEIPILGSIKAGYPLPAIEERDGFVSVINPQIKTAKGYYALCVVGDSMIDDGIFDGDIVVIKHQSVAENGQTVVAIIDDNEATLKRLYRKGKGFELVPRNPSIPTLFRTDVEVRGVVVQVISNPTNEPIHEIKKNKTKHGFRTIDLFAGVGGIRIGFENAGFKTVFANDFEASCRDTYDLNFRDSKLVVEDIRKIGIDDLPEFDFLLGGFPCQAFSIAGYRQGFNDEKGRGNLFFDVARIIDERKPEGFLLENVKNLKSHDGGKTFRIIEETLRDLGYYVKTKVLNTMEYGNVPQNRERIYIVGFKNKLYHDRFEFPNPVKLSVGITDLLEDNVPEKYYYNGKPLFEKLKGSVKESGKVYQWRRQYVRENKSGVCPTLTANMGMGGHNVPIIKDKKGIRKLTPLECFRIQGFSKNYKLPKISDSALYKQAGNSVSVPVIEAVAKEMMRAMQ
- a CDS encoding coenzyme F420-0:L-glutamate ligase is translated as MLIKPIKTRVFKPKNNLLKFINQHVKKLKNGDVLVITSKIVSLAQGRVKKTINNKTRERLIKQESQFIMRGVRTWLTVKDGVVMTSAGVDRSNGNGQIILLPKNSFAVAQKIRLALLKKFKLKNLGVLITDSRSLPLRAGSLAVAMGYAGFKGLVPKKGSYDMFKQPLKTTRINIGDSLATAAVLAMGETNEQTPLAIVNGAPIIFTDKKINRRELIINPLHDNFKPFFDKLSTSRKLKKLLN
- a CDS encoding Gmad2 immunoglobulin-like domain-containing protein translates to MFKKIYCPILLLILAGLAWLIFYKTTNNNPPQLAANLSQYINSSAQDIEIFTPPINSPITSPLVITGQARGYWFFEASFPIKITDEQGNLLGQTIAQAQSDWMTKNWVPFTAELKFKTEPTTSSNLWLIFDKDNPSGEPQFNASLHYPILKSN
- a CDS encoding UTP--glucose-1-phosphate uridylyltransferase; the encoded protein is MSSPIKKVIIPVAGFGTRFLPATKAQPKEMLPVVDKPILQYIVEEAVASGIEDVIIVTNFNKRAAEDHFDHLPELENWLLKQGKQKAFAEISHIADLANFIYIRQKGPYGNGTPVLCAKHIIGQEPFAVIWGDDLLINQPPRLKQLIEVYEQYGGPVVTGYEVDDEGTKHYGILKTKPLTNDVFEVEGIVEKPGPEKAPSRLASLGGYILTPDIFKILENTDPGRDNELWLVDAIETLRQQRPIFAKKVQGTYYDVGSKLGWLKANVDLALQHPEIKDDFKKYLTTKI